A window of the Polaribacter batillariae genome harbors these coding sequences:
- a CDS encoding xanthine dehydrogenase family protein molybdopterin-binding subunit, producing MSKIQQINRRDFVKLFGLTTGGIILGCNTPTVEKKFKPTINKDFFEPNLFIHLEKNGNVTLIASRSEMGQGIRTSLASAIADEMEADWKYISVKQAIGHEKYGNQNTDGSRSVRTKLEPMRKMGATAKLMLISAAAKKWNIVASACKAENHYIINTNTHEKIFFGDLVEEASKIEIPAEENIQLKKVEDFKFIGKTLKSVDLKDFTHGTATYGIDVRIPNLKFAAVARCPVTFGTVKSFNKSKAEKVAGVEKIIPLDRLVPPTGKFFGMLGGVAVIANNTWSAFQGKLDLDIEWNYGENKTFNSEEFTNTLKKRIKKTGKLVPGSRGNVNSAFKDSEQTVEATYHVPFLVHAPMEVPNATAWFQKDTIKVWAPVQDPQTARSELAHFFNIPVENITVNVTFLGGGFGRKSKSDFVVEAVALSKEINAPVQVVWTREDDIKHSFYHATSVQYLKGGLDKNGNITGWLQRVGFPSIVSSFKPLSDYASGFELGQGFTNNPYALENFRLENVKAEANLRIGWLRSVVHIHSGFGINSFVDELAFAAKKDPVQFHLDLLGKDRIIKGKSNYPFNSKRLKDVLKKTATMANWGKELPKNHGLGVAIHYSFYSYVATIVEVSVNDEKVKLENVWTTIDCGLALNKDNIKNQLEGATIFGMSIALFGKISTKNGAVEQNNFFDYQMTRMKDAPKIHIEIMDKMHEPPTGVGEPGVPVMAPAICNAIFNATGKRVRSLPLVDLGMV from the coding sequence ATGAGCAAAATTCAGCAAATAAACAGACGAGATTTTGTAAAATTATTCGGTTTAACAACTGGTGGAATTATTTTAGGTTGCAATACTCCTACAGTTGAAAAAAAGTTTAAACCCACAATAAATAAAGATTTTTTTGAACCAAATTTATTCATTCATTTAGAGAAAAATGGAAACGTAACTTTAATTGCTTCGCGATCAGAAATGGGCCAAGGAATTAGAACTTCTTTGGCTTCTGCAATTGCAGATGAAATGGAAGCAGATTGGAAATACATTTCTGTAAAACAGGCCATTGGTCACGAAAAATATGGAAATCAAAATACAGATGGTTCTAGAAGTGTGCGCACAAAATTAGAACCCATGCGTAAAATGGGAGCAACAGCAAAATTAATGTTGATTTCTGCTGCTGCAAAAAAATGGAATATTGTAGCAAGCGCTTGTAAAGCCGAAAATCACTATATAATAAACACCAATACTCACGAGAAAATTTTCTTTGGCGATTTGGTGGAAGAAGCGTCAAAAATTGAAATACCTGCTGAAGAAAACATACAACTTAAAAAAGTTGAAGATTTTAAATTCATTGGAAAAACCTTAAAAAGTGTCGATTTAAAAGATTTTACGCATGGAACCGCCACTTATGGGATTGATGTTCGCATTCCGAATCTAAAATTTGCTGCAGTTGCAAGATGTCCTGTAACGTTTGGAACCGTAAAAAGTTTTAATAAATCCAAGGCTGAAAAAGTTGCGGGTGTAGAAAAAATAATTCCGTTAGATAGATTGGTTCCTCCAACAGGCAAATTCTTTGGAATGTTGGGTGGTGTTGCTGTAATTGCAAACAATACATGGTCTGCTTTTCAAGGAAAATTAGATTTAGACATCGAATGGAATTATGGTGAAAATAAAACTTTTAATTCTGAAGAATTTACAAATACACTAAAAAAACGTATAAAAAAAACAGGAAAATTAGTTCCTGGAAGTAGAGGAAATGTAAATTCCGCTTTTAAAGATTCAGAACAAACTGTGGAAGCTACATATCATGTTCCGTTTTTAGTGCACGCTCCAATGGAAGTGCCAAATGCGACTGCTTGGTTTCAAAAAGATACAATTAAAGTTTGGGCGCCAGTGCAAGATCCGCAAACGGCCAGAAGCGAACTTGCTCACTTTTTTAATATTCCTGTTGAAAATATAACTGTGAATGTTACTTTTTTAGGTGGCGGATTTGGGAGAAAATCAAAGTCGGACTTTGTAGTGGAAGCTGTTGCTTTGTCCAAAGAAATAAATGCGCCAGTTCAAGTCGTTTGGACTCGTGAAGACGATATAAAACATAGTTTTTACCACGCAACAAGTGTGCAATATTTAAAAGGTGGTTTAGATAAAAACGGAAACATAACTGGTTGGTTGCAAAGAGTTGGCTTCCCTTCTATTGTGTCTTCTTTTAAACCTTTGTCTGATTATGCATCTGGTTTTGAACTCGGGCAGGGTTTTACCAACAATCCTTATGCTTTAGAAAATTTTCGACTAGAAAACGTAAAAGCCGAAGCAAATTTAAGAATTGGTTGGTTGCGTTCTGTGGTTCATATTCATAGTGGGTTTGGAATTAATTCTTTTGTAGATGAATTGGCTTTTGCAGCCAAAAAAGATCCTGTTCAGTTTCATTTAGATTTATTAGGAAAAGATAGAATAATCAAAGGAAAATCGAATTATCCTTTCAATTCCAAACGTTTAAAAGATGTTTTAAAAAAGACTGCTACAATGGCAAATTGGGGAAAAGAATTGCCAAAAAACCACGGTTTGGGAGTTGCGATTCATTATAGTTTTTACAGTTATGTAGCCACTATTGTAGAAGTTTCTGTAAATGATGAAAAAGTAAAATTAGAAAATGTTTGGACCACTATAGATTGTGGATTGGCTTTAAATAAAGACAATATTAAAAACCAATTAGAAGGTGCAACCATTTTTGGAATGTCCATTGCTTTGTTCGGGAAAATTTCTACAAAAAACGGAGCAGTTGAGCAAAATAATTTCTTCGATTACCAAATGACACGAATGAAAGATGCTCCAAAAATTCACATCGAAATTATGGACAAAATGCACGAACCACCCACTGGAGTTGGCGAACCTGGAGTTCCTGTAATGGCACCAGCCATTTGTAATGCCATTTTTAATGCGACTGGAAAACGCGTTCGAAGTTTGCCTTTGGTAGATTTGGGGATGGTTTAG
- a CDS encoding (2Fe-2S)-binding protein gives MNVNLSINGKSYIIQAQEDMPLLWAIRDLIGLTGTKFGCGVSQCGACSVLIDGNLTKSCGTLVSAAIGKEIFTIEGTSENLEFLRQAWNDGNVPQCGYCQSGQLIAATSLLDKIKNPSDEDIDNAMSSNICRCGTYSRIRKAIHKAVALKNEKI, from the coding sequence GTGAATGTAAACTTATCAATCAACGGAAAATCGTATATTATTCAGGCACAAGAAGATATGCCTTTGCTTTGGGCAATTAGAGATCTTATTGGTTTAACAGGAACAAAATTTGGCTGTGGTGTAAGTCAATGTGGTGCGTGTTCGGTTTTAATCGATGGAAATCTCACAAAATCTTGTGGAACTCTAGTTTCTGCTGCCATTGGAAAAGAAATTTTTACGATTGAAGGAACTTCCGAAAACTTAGAGTTTTTAAGACAAGCTTGGAACGATGGAAATGTGCCCCAATGTGGTTATTGCCAATCAGGCCAATTAATTGCAGCCACTTCTTTGTTAGATAAAATTAAAAATCCTTCTGATGAAGATATTGACAATGCCATGAGCTCTAACATTTGTAGATGCGGAACGTATTCGCGAATTAGAAAAGCAATTCACAAAGCTGTTGCACTTAAAAACGAAAAAATATGA
- a CDS encoding lactonase family protein, with the protein MKKILLLLTLCISFGCKTSKKETEPKNEPKNMTFYVGTYTKKDSKGIYKYALSSVGKLSKIGLMAETVNPSFLAKSKNNKTLFAVGETDINGTGFISSFKIEKDTLEFISKAETGGANPCFVAVNTNNYMVTANYSGGNVGLLKADNSGKLMPLLFVQQHSGKGTTKRQQSPHAHSAWFHPNKKEIISVDLGTNELWFSKINTTKNKLVFTKQKKLKMADGAGPRHLTFHPNKKWIYVLNELNNTISLVKEKDSTYFIENTVSTLPKNFTDNSKAADIHISDDGKFVYASNRGHNSIAIFEVNPENGNLKTVGYKDVLGDNPRNFSLSPDNKFLVVANQDTNNIISFKRDTATGKLTFINEVFAPTPVCILF; encoded by the coding sequence ATGAAGAAAATACTACTACTTCTTACCTTATGTATCTCTTTTGGATGTAAAACTTCTAAAAAAGAAACCGAACCCAAAAACGAACCCAAAAACATGACTTTCTACGTTGGAACTTACACAAAAAAAGACAGCAAAGGAATTTACAAATATGCACTTTCTTCTGTAGGAAAATTATCGAAAATTGGTTTGATGGCAGAAACTGTAAACCCATCTTTTTTAGCAAAATCGAAAAACAACAAAACACTTTTTGCAGTTGGAGAAACAGATATTAACGGAACTGGTTTTATTAGTTCTTTTAAAATAGAAAAAGATACTTTAGAATTTATAAGTAAAGCCGAAACTGGTGGTGCAAACCCTTGTTTTGTTGCCGTAAATACTAATAATTATATGGTTACTGCGAACTATTCTGGTGGAAATGTTGGTTTGTTAAAAGCAGATAATTCTGGGAAATTAATGCCTTTGTTATTTGTACAACAACATTCTGGAAAAGGAACAACAAAAAGACAGCAAAGTCCACATGCACATTCGGCTTGGTTTCATCCGAATAAAAAAGAAATAATTTCTGTAGATTTAGGCACCAACGAATTGTGGTTTTCTAAAATTAATACCACTAAAAACAAATTGGTTTTTACAAAACAAAAAAAATTAAAAATGGCAGATGGAGCTGGACCAAGACACTTAACGTTTCATCCAAATAAAAAATGGATATATGTTTTAAACGAATTAAACAACACCATTTCGTTGGTAAAAGAAAAAGACAGTACTTACTTTATCGAGAATACAGTTTCTACATTGCCAAAAAATTTTACAGATAATAGCAAAGCTGCAGACATTCATATTTCAGATGATGGAAAATTTGTTTATGCTTCCAATCGCGGACATAATTCAATCGCAATTTTTGAGGTAAATCCAGAGAATGGAAATTTAAAAACGGTTGGTTATAAAGATGTTTTGGGAGACAATCCTCGAAACTTTTCTTTATCACCAGACAATAAGTTTTTGGTAGTTGCAAATCAAGATACCAACAACATCATCTCTTTTAAAAGAGATACTGCCACAGGAAAACTAACTTTTATAAACGAAGTTTTTGCCCCAACACCTGTTTGTATTTTGTTTTAG
- the coaD gene encoding pantetheine-phosphate adenylyltransferase, translated as MKRAIFPGSFDPITLGHFDIISRGVKLFDELIIAIGVNADKKYMFTLEERKKFIEECFKNNPKIKVVTYKGLTVDFCLKNNVDFILRGLRNPADFEFEKAIAHTNRDLAPIETVFLLTAASTSYISSSIVRDVIRNHGDYTKLVPKPVRIK; from the coding sequence ATGAAAAGAGCAATTTTTCCAGGGTCATTTGACCCCATCACATTAGGTCATTTTGATATTATTTCAAGAGGCGTTAAGCTTTTCGACGAATTAATTATTGCCATTGGTGTAAATGCCGATAAAAAATACATGTTCACTTTAGAAGAGCGTAAAAAATTTATCGAAGAATGTTTTAAAAACAATCCAAAAATTAAAGTAGTTACTTACAAAGGTTTAACGGTAGATTTCTGTCTAAAAAATAATGTCGATTTTATTTTAAGAGGACTTAGAAACCCAGCAGATTTCGAATTCGAAAAAGCTATCGCACACACAAACAGAGACTTAGCCCCTATAGAAACTGTATTTTTATTAACAGCTGCAAGCACTTCTTACATTTCGTCTTCTATTGTTAGAGACGTTATTCGAAACCATGGAGACTATACAAAATTAGTTCCAAAACCAGTTCGTATAAAATAA
- a CDS encoding PASTA domain-containing protein — translation MSVFQFLKSKSFFIQIVIAVVGLLLFVFILKFWLGVTTNHDQKIQVPDLQKLSLEDVDRKLKELNLDFKIIDSASYNPDYPKKSVIEQTPKAGDFVKEKRKIYLTLNPSKYRDVTIPDLNGRTKRQASSQLRAMGLNVGTNFTYVNDIGKDVVRGLRHNGKILNEGDKLPLNSIVDLVLGDGNGR, via the coding sequence ATGAGTGTTTTTCAGTTTTTAAAAAGTAAATCTTTTTTCATTCAAATTGTAATTGCAGTTGTTGGTTTGTTACTGTTTGTTTTTATATTAAAATTTTGGTTGGGTGTTACCACAAATCACGATCAAAAAATACAAGTTCCAGATTTGCAAAAATTGTCTTTAGAAGATGTAGATAGAAAATTAAAGGAATTAAATTTAGATTTTAAGATTATCGATAGTGCGAGTTACAATCCAGATTATCCTAAAAAATCGGTCATCGAGCAAACGCCAAAAGCGGGAGATTTTGTAAAAGAAAAACGTAAAATTTATTTAACCTTAAACCCTTCTAAATATAGAGATGTTACTATTCCAGATTTAAACGGACGCACTAAAAGACAAGCCTCTTCTCAGTTAAGAGCAATGGGTTTAAACGTTGGAACGAACTTTACTTATGTAAATGATATTGGTAAAGATGTGGTTCGTGGTTTACGACACAATGGAAAAATATTAAATGAAGGCGATAAATTACCACTAAACTCTATTGTAGATTTGGTTTTGGGTGATGGAAATGGGAGATAA
- a CDS encoding RluA family pseudouridine synthase, producing the protein MQEEQSLYLEKEELYEHYKFVASEGQEPLRVDKFLMNFIENATRNKVQQAAKAGNVLVNNVAVKSNHKVKPKDVVRVVLAYPPAENLLVAEDISLDIVYEDDTVIVVNKPAGMVVHPGHGNYSGTLVNALIYHIENLPTNSNERPGLVHRIDKDTSGLLVVAKTEFAMAHLSKQFFDRTTERLYYALVWGNIAEDEGRIEGNIGRSLKNRLQMDVFPNGDFGKHAVTHFKVLERLTYVTLVQCKLETGRTHQIRAHFKHIGHTLFNDERYGGDAILKGTTFTKYKQFVHNCFKVLPRQALHAKTLGFTHPKTGEFMQFNSEIPKDMIDCLEKWRTYSENSKEEFE; encoded by the coding sequence TTGCAGGAAGAACAAAGTCTCTATTTAGAGAAAGAAGAATTATACGAACATTATAAATTTGTTGCCAGTGAAGGGCAAGAACCTTTACGAGTAGATAAGTTTTTAATGAATTTTATTGAAAACGCTACCAGAAATAAGGTACAACAAGCTGCAAAAGCTGGAAACGTTTTAGTGAACAATGTTGCTGTAAAATCGAACCATAAAGTTAAGCCTAAAGATGTTGTTAGAGTTGTTTTGGCGTATCCACCAGCAGAAAATTTATTGGTTGCAGAAGACATTTCTTTAGATATTGTTTATGAAGATGATACTGTAATTGTTGTAAATAAACCTGCAGGAATGGTGGTACATCCAGGTCATGGAAACTATTCTGGAACTTTGGTAAATGCGTTAATTTATCATATAGAAAACTTACCTACGAATTCTAATGAAAGGCCAGGTTTGGTGCATAGAATCGATAAAGATACCAGTGGTTTATTGGTGGTTGCAAAAACAGAGTTTGCTATGGCACATTTATCGAAACAGTTTTTCGACAGAACTACAGAGCGCTTGTATTACGCTTTAGTTTGGGGCAATATTGCAGAAGATGAAGGTCGCATTGAAGGAAATATTGGGCGGAGTTTAAAAAATCGTTTACAAATGGATGTTTTTCCAAATGGCGATTTTGGTAAACATGCAGTTACTCATTTTAAAGTTTTAGAGAGATTAACGTACGTTACTTTGGTGCAATGCAAATTAGAAACGGGACGAACACACCAAATTAGAGCACATTTTAAACATATTGGGCATACATTATTTAACGACGAACGTTATGGTGGAGATGCCATTTTAAAAGGAACTACATTTACAAAATACAAACAATTTGTACATAATTGTTTTAAAGTATTGCCAAGGCAAGCTTTGCATGCAAAAACCTTAGGTTTTACACATCCAAAAACGGGAGAATTTATGCAGTTTAATTCCGAAATTCCTAAAGATATGATAGACTGCCTAGAGAAATGGAGAACCTATTCCGAGAATTCTAAAGAAGAGTTTGAGTAG